The following proteins come from a genomic window of Candidatus Omnitrophota bacterium:
- the yqeK gene encoding bis(5'-nucleosyl)-tetraphosphatase (symmetrical) YqeK: protein MLHPPEDAIRRLESRLSSERFRHSVGVYETCVLLADAWKNYPVDRDWLMWAALFHDCGKELSGAQTEELLNDEPLRWGAELMEFKKLRHAPLGAKLLQMEYGVENDDVLKAVAYHPTGSPELTPIGWMVYIADYLEPNRSGFEDREMMLEQACADPMKGLRLMADLRIQVVKKKGKTVHPLAVEFRKYLKLLGKP, encoded by the coding sequence ATGCTTCATCCGCCAGAAGACGCCATTCGGCGCCTGGAATCCAGACTTTCCAGCGAACGTTTCCGCCATAGCGTAGGAGTATACGAAACGTGCGTCCTATTAGCCGACGCTTGGAAGAATTACCCCGTGGACAGGGATTGGCTGATGTGGGCGGCGTTGTTTCACGACTGCGGCAAAGAATTGAGCGGCGCCCAGACGGAAGAACTGCTAAATGACGAGCCGCTTCGTTGGGGCGCCGAGCTGATGGAGTTTAAGAAATTGAGACATGCGCCCTTGGGAGCGAAACTCTTGCAGATGGAATACGGCGTGGAAAACGATGATGTTTTGAAGGCGGTGGCCTATCATCCCACCGGGTCGCCCGAATTGACGCCGATCGGATGGATGGTCTACATCGCCGATTATCTGGAACCGAACCGCTCGGGATTCGAAGATCGTGAAATGATGTTGGAACAGGCGTGCGCCGATCCCATGAAAGGTTTGCGCCTGATGGCGGACTTGCGCATCCAGGTTGTAAAGAAAAAAGGAAAGACGGTGCATCCGCTGGCAGTGGAGTTTCGAAAATATCTTAAATTGTTAGGAAAGCCATGA
- a CDS encoding YgiT-type zinc finger protein codes for MKPFDKRPICGGELAEKEVEKLLKGGMHTAILKVHADVCLHCGERLYSVETAQRFEEIRNKLESQEFEEFQLVGQTSQVL; via the coding sequence ATGAAGCCTTTCGATAAGCGCCCCATTTGCGGCGGCGAGTTGGCGGAAAAAGAGGTAGAAAAACTGCTGAAAGGCGGGATGCATACGGCGATTCTAAAAGTTCACGCCGACGTATGTCTACATTGCGGCGAGCGATTGTATTCGGTTGAAACAGCGCAACGTTTCGAGGAGATTCGAAACAAGTTGGAAAGTCAAGAATTCGAAGAGTTTCAACTGGTGGGACAAACCTCCCAGGTTCTTTGA
- a CDS encoding type II toxin-antitoxin system RelB/DinJ family antitoxin: protein MGFDDRIRTLIDSDLKREAVKIFQQHGITEEEAIRMFYAQVNLLKGLPFNINIPNQETVESMKEGEKTENLPTFNRFSDLRKEIGI from the coding sequence ATGGGATTCGACGATCGGATAAGAACGCTCATCGATAGCGATTTAAAAAGAGAAGCTGTTAAGATATTTCAACAACATGGCATTACGGAAGAAGAAGCCATCCGTATGTTTTATGCTCAAGTCAACCTTCTTAAGGGTTTGCCCTTCAACATAAATATTCCTAACCAAGAAACCGTTGAATCTATGAAAGAGGGCGAAAAAACGGAAAACCTTCCCACATTCAATCGTTTTTCCGACTTGCGCAAAGAAATAGGAATTTAA
- a CDS encoding prepilin-type N-terminal cleavage/methylation domain-containing protein has protein sequence MKKGFTLIELLIVVAIIGILAAIAVPNFLNAQTRARVAKVLSDMRAMGQGQEMYSLDWGTYTENHHDSDVPLHAGLYRLTHPVAYLGMLPEDPFYNNPVASADTWAKTQKHYTFGTEPDWDAKWDRGGNPSGKATRWLCASAGPSYSDDSNPVFEYPGASNVIWDTPGRFSVPEYPAATFRYMRYDPSNGLVSLGDILMASDWKPSY, from the coding sequence ATGAAAAAAGGATTCACCCTTATCGAGTTGCTCATTGTTGTCGCCATTATCGGAATTTTAGCGGCGATCGCGGTTCCGAATTTCTTAAACGCGCAAACGCGGGCTAGAGTAGCGAAAGTACTCTCCGATATGCGCGCGATGGGACAAGGGCAGGAAATGTACAGCCTGGATTGGGGGACGTATACCGAAAATCATCACGATTCGGACGTCCCCCTCCATGCCGGGTTGTATCGCCTTACTCATCCGGTAGCCTATCTGGGGATGCTTCCCGAAGATCCTTTCTACAACAATCCCGTCGCTAGCGCGGATACATGGGCTAAGACGCAAAAACATTACACCTTCGGAACCGAACCGGATTGGGATGCAAAGTGGGATCGCGGCGGGAATCCTTCTGGAAAAGCCACCCGATGGTTATGCGCCAGCGCTGGGCCAAGCTATTCCGACGACTCCAATCCCGTTTTCGAGTACCCCGGCGCATCCAATGTGATTTGGGATACGCCGGGACGATTCTCTGTTCCCGAATACCCTGCGGCTACCTTTCGCTATATGCGCTATGATCCATCCAATGGGTTGGTCAGCCTAGGCGATATTCTCATGGCCAGCGACTGGAAACCGTCATATTGA
- a CDS encoding GNAT family N-acetyltransferase: MEFESLNPQKHNRKAFDCGVDALNLYLQKFANQDQKRSLTKVYVLADGVKIIGYYSISAHSVPLDNLPEEQKAGKYNDLPFLLLGRLAVDKTYQGRGYGDVLIFHAFKTTLHAAETIGIMGIVVDAKDEKAASFYEGFGFMRLSGNRKRLVLPLSAIKSFIENG; encoded by the coding sequence ATGGAGTTTGAGTCTCTCAATCCCCAAAAGCATAACCGTAAAGCATTTGACTGCGGAGTCGATGCCCTAAACCTGTACTTGCAGAAATTCGCCAATCAGGATCAAAAACGGAGTCTAACGAAAGTCTATGTTCTTGCGGATGGGGTGAAAATCATCGGTTACTATTCGATCAGCGCCCATTCCGTTCCATTGGACAACCTGCCGGAAGAACAAAAAGCAGGAAAGTACAACGACCTTCCCTTTCTTTTACTTGGCAGATTAGCCGTTGACAAAACCTATCAGGGACGGGGATACGGGGATGTCCTTATTTTCCATGCTTTCAAAACCACGCTCCATGCGGCGGAAACTATCGGAATTATGGGGATAGTGGTTGACGCCAAAGACGAAAAGGCGGCATCCTTCTATGAAGGATTTGGTTTTATGAGATTATCCGGAAACCGGAAGCGGCTTGTCCTGCCCTTATCGGCCATAAAAAGCTTTATAGAAAATGGGTAA
- a CDS encoding DUF1778 domain-containing protein produces the protein MDNRKADTLKVRMDAMTLDMMERARAFLKLDKSKFIRQSIRRMAEAVIAEHEKTRFSKEDWHRFFEMLDNPPEPTDRLKYAAQKYREITYKNGV, from the coding sequence GTGGACAACAGAAAAGCGGATACGCTCAAAGTCCGAATGGATGCAATGACCTTAGATATGATGGAAAGGGCAAGAGCGTTTCTTAAACTGGACAAAAGCAAGTTTATTCGCCAAAGCATACGGCGCATGGCGGAAGCCGTCATCGCCGAACACGAGAAAACCCGATTTAGTAAGGAGGACTGGCATCGGTTTTTCGAGATGCTCGACAATCCTCCAGAACCGACAGACAGACTAAAGTATGCCGCCCAGAAATACCGGGAGATTACCTATAAAAATGGAGTTTGA
- the uvrC gene encoding excinuclease ABC subunit UvrC, which translates to MITKEQRDLLPREPGVYLMKNAEGEVLYVGKAIDIQKRIRSHCQRRDGRFASPFVERVDKVDVIIASNEIEALLLEYNLIKKHNPPCNVKLKDDKRYPYIKVTTQETYPRAFITRTVEADGAQYFGPYPHATQARRTLSALYEIFPIRSCKHESEKLLTVRPCLDYEMGRCCAPCGSIVTQDEYAVLCQGVIGFLRGKHETVLQALNKRMEECSEALQFEKAAFYRDILQAARQFAHRQTVLVQAVDNQDFVGFAQVHDAVCAAVIRRRSGRVVGASRHFLDDFAQADAKEMLYSFLLHFYARNTDVPKEIFLPSAIGSETIRSLEKALSLAADRAVKIKIPQRGGKHAMLQLAEKNSRHYAEEQYRKIHGVKKSVSPAVISLQESLKLEILPLRIEGYDISNTQGNEAVGSMVVFHDGRPHKTSYRRFRIREVGRIDDYAMMREMLRRRFIHGQGDEEEKKRFAEPPDLILIDGGKGHLQAALEALDELDIHHFPICSLAKREEEIFLPGVSAPIRLDRRNSGLRLLQQVRDEAHRFGLAYHRQLRGKKFQRSALRDITGVGPARERLLLRRFGSLEALRNASLEEIAAAPGITIDLARRIRDSIMSDGKNGGCSEKTT; encoded by the coding sequence ATGATTACCAAAGAGCAGCGAGACCTTTTGCCCAGGGAACCCGGCGTTTACTTGATGAAAAACGCCGAGGGCGAAGTTCTCTATGTGGGCAAGGCCATCGACATCCAAAAGCGCATTCGCTCCCACTGCCAACGGCGCGACGGGCGTTTCGCATCCCCCTTTGTGGAACGAGTGGACAAAGTGGACGTCATTATCGCCAGCAATGAAATCGAAGCGCTGCTGCTGGAATACAATCTCATCAAGAAGCACAATCCGCCCTGCAACGTCAAACTCAAGGACGATAAACGGTATCCCTATATTAAAGTTACTACGCAAGAAACGTATCCCCGCGCTTTTATCACCCGCACCGTCGAGGCGGACGGCGCGCAGTATTTCGGCCCTTATCCTCACGCAACCCAAGCGCGCCGGACGCTTTCCGCCCTCTATGAAATTTTTCCCATCCGCTCCTGCAAGCACGAGTCGGAGAAATTGCTTACCGTCCGTCCCTGCCTCGATTACGAGATGGGACGCTGCTGCGCTCCCTGCGGATCGATTGTAACTCAGGACGAATACGCCGTCCTTTGCCAGGGCGTCATCGGCTTCCTGCGCGGGAAACATGAAACCGTCCTGCAAGCCCTCAATAAACGAATGGAGGAATGCTCCGAAGCCCTGCAATTCGAAAAGGCCGCCTTTTACCGCGACATTTTGCAAGCAGCCCGTCAATTCGCCCATCGCCAAACCGTGCTTGTCCAGGCGGTGGACAATCAGGATTTCGTCGGCTTCGCCCAAGTGCACGACGCCGTTTGCGCCGCCGTCATTCGCCGCCGCAGCGGGCGCGTCGTCGGCGCGTCGCGCCATTTTCTCGACGATTTCGCCCAGGCGGACGCCAAGGAGATGCTCTACTCTTTCCTCCTCCATTTTTACGCACGGAATACCGACGTTCCCAAGGAAATATTTCTCCCATCCGCCATTGGATCGGAAACTATCCGCAGTTTGGAAAAAGCGCTTTCGCTCGCTGCGGACCGCGCCGTCAAGATCAAGATTCCCCAGCGCGGGGGCAAACACGCCATGCTGCAGCTGGCGGAAAAAAACAGCCGCCACTACGCCGAGGAGCAATACCGCAAAATTCACGGCGTCAAGAAAAGCGTTTCCCCCGCCGTGATTTCCCTTCAGGAATCGTTAAAATTGGAGATTCTTCCTCTGCGCATCGAGGGCTACGACATTTCCAATACGCAGGGAAACGAGGCGGTGGGATCGATGGTGGTCTTTCATGACGGCAGGCCGCATAAAACATCCTATCGGCGCTTCCGCATCCGCGAAGTCGGCCGCATCGACGATTACGCCATGATGCGCGAAATGCTGCGCCGCCGCTTTATCCACGGCCAGGGGGACGAAGAGGAAAAAAAGCGCTTTGCCGAGCCGCCCGACCTGATTCTCATCGACGGCGGCAAAGGGCATTTGCAAGCGGCGTTGGAGGCGCTGGACGAATTGGATATTCATCATTTTCCTATTTGCAGCCTGGCCAAGCGGGAGGAGGAAATCTTCCTCCCCGGCGTTTCCGCGCCCATCCGTCTCGATCGGCGCAACTCCGGCCTGCGGCTGTTGCAGCAAGTGCGGGACGAAGCCCACCGCTTCGGCCTCGCTTATCATCGCCAGTTGCGGGGCAAAAAATTTCAACGCTCGGCGTTGCGCGACATCACCGGCGTCGGTCCAGCGCGGGAGCGCCTGTTGTTGCGGCGCTTCGGTTCGTTGGAAGCGTTGCGCAACGCCTCGCTGGAAGAGATCGCCGCTGCGCCGGGAATTACGATAGACCTCGCCCGCCGCATCCGCGATAGTATTATGAGTGATGGGAAAAATGGCGGATGTTCCGAAAAAACAACTTGA
- a CDS encoding YifB family Mg chelatase-like AAA ATPase: MYVRVLSSAIIGIDAYIMEVELDMASGQPGMTIVGLPDMAVKESRERVRSALANCGFPFPPKKMIFNLAPADVPKEGSALDLPIAVALLAASDLIPAERVENTILMGELSLEGTLRPIRGALPVAIAAKERGIKRFLLPHDNANEAAVVEGVDVHPVKTLPEALEILTNSNHPPLRIDANRLFLDCAVYSRDFAEVKGQEHVKRALEVAAAGGHNVIMIGPPGSGKTMLAKRMPTILPPMSFEEALSTTKIHSIHGSLPLNCAMIAVRPFRSPHHSVSDAGLIGGGVNPHPGEVSLAHNGLLFLDEMPEFSRNVLENLRQPLEDGVVTISRASGSLTFPSRFMLVSAANPCPCGYFGDGTRTCHCLPAQIQRYMSKLSGPLLDRIDIHVEVPSVSFDDLHAPPTGEPSSVIRERVSKARTIQRRRFNGRNIFCNAHMGSKEIKEFCGMDEATRDMLRSGLERLGLSARAYDRIIKVARTIADLTGNEAIQPAHITEAVQYRTLDRKLWLR; encoded by the coding sequence ATGTACGTCCGGGTATTGTCCAGCGCTATCATCGGCATAGACGCTTACATCATGGAAGTCGAGCTGGATATGGCCTCCGGCCAGCCGGGCATGACCATCGTCGGACTGCCCGATATGGCGGTGAAAGAGAGCCGGGAGCGCGTGCGTTCGGCATTGGCGAATTGCGGTTTTCCCTTTCCCCCCAAGAAGATGATCTTCAACCTCGCTCCGGCGGATGTTCCCAAAGAAGGCTCCGCCCTGGATTTGCCCATTGCCGTCGCCTTGTTGGCGGCTTCCGATCTCATTCCGGCGGAACGCGTGGAAAATACGATCCTGATGGGCGAATTGTCCTTGGAGGGGACGTTGCGCCCCATTCGCGGCGCGCTGCCGGTAGCCATCGCGGCGAAAGAGCGCGGCATCAAACGCTTTCTCCTGCCCCATGATAACGCCAACGAAGCCGCCGTCGTGGAGGGCGTCGACGTTCATCCCGTCAAAACCTTGCCGGAAGCGCTGGAAATCCTGACGAACTCGAATCATCCTCCCTTACGCATCGATGCGAATCGTCTCTTTCTCGATTGCGCCGTCTACTCCCGCGATTTCGCGGAAGTCAAAGGCCAGGAGCACGTAAAGCGCGCCTTGGAAGTTGCCGCCGCCGGGGGCCACAACGTCATCATGATCGGACCGCCGGGTTCGGGCAAAACCATGCTGGCCAAGCGCATGCCCACCATTCTGCCGCCCATGAGTTTCGAGGAAGCGCTCTCGACGACGAAGATTCACAGCATCCACGGCTCGCTGCCGTTGAATTGCGCCATGATCGCCGTGCGTCCGTTCCGCTCGCCCCATCATTCCGTCTCGGACGCCGGGCTGATTGGCGGCGGCGTCAATCCCCATCCCGGCGAAGTCAGCCTGGCCCATAACGGCCTGCTCTTTCTGGACGAGATGCCGGAATTTTCCCGCAACGTGTTGGAAAATCTGCGCCAGCCGCTGGAAGATGGCGTCGTAACCATCTCCCGAGCTTCCGGCTCGCTTACTTTTCCCAGCCGCTTCATGCTGGTTTCCGCCGCCAATCCCTGCCCTTGTGGTTACTTTGGCGACGGAACCCGAACCTGCCATTGCCTGCCCGCGCAGATTCAGCGATATATGTCCAAACTCTCCGGCCCGCTGCTGGACCGCATCGATATTCACGTCGAGGTTCCCAGCGTCTCTTTCGACGATCTTCACGCTCCCCCGACAGGCGAGCCGTCCAGCGTCATCCGCGAACGCGTTTCGAAAGCGAGGACGATTCAACGGCGGAGATTTAACGGTCGAAATATATTCTGCAACGCGCACATGGGATCGAAAGAGATCAAGGAATTTTGCGGAATGGACGAAGCAACGCGCGATATGCTGCGGTCGGGTTTGGAGCGGTTGGGCCTGTCGGCGCGCGCATACGATAGAATAATCAAAGTGGCGCGCACCATCGCCGATTTGACAGGAAATGAAGCCATACAGCCAGCGCATATCACCGAAGCGGTGCAATACCGCACGCTCGACCGCAAACTCTGGCTGCGCTGA
- the hemL gene encoding glutamate-1-semialdehyde 2,1-aminomutase — translation MPAKKKKDQSASLYKAACALIPGGVNSPVRAWNAVGGDPFFAARGKGCYLTDEDDRSYIDYVCSWGPLIVGHAHPEVVDAVKSAAENGLSFGVPTRAEVTLAKMIAEAIPSIEMVRLVNSGTEATLSAIRLARGYTRRDKIVKTIGGYHGHHDALLAQAGSGVATLAIPSTPGVPASVVQDCVLVPYNDAEAVRAAFERYPQEIAALIVEPVAGNMGVVLPQPEYLEALRSLTQEYGALLIFDEVMTGFRVAFGGAQERFGVRPDLTTLGKIIGGGLPIGAYGGKAEIMKCVAPSGEVYQAGTLSGNPVAVAAGLATLQLLKTPGIYESLEEKASAIANGIQEEANSAGIPAQINRAGSMFTLFFSEAPVTDFASAAASNTDRFAAFWRKMLEQGVYLPPSAFEAWFVSIAHANREIEKTIRAAGAAFKSLA, via the coding sequence ATGCCAGCAAAAAAGAAAAAGGATCAATCCGCCAGTCTTTATAAAGCCGCGTGCGCTCTAATACCCGGCGGCGTCAATAGTCCTGTCCGCGCTTGGAACGCCGTCGGCGGCGATCCTTTTTTCGCCGCCCGCGGAAAAGGGTGCTATTTGACGGACGAAGACGATCGATCTTATATCGATTACGTTTGCTCCTGGGGACCGTTGATCGTAGGCCACGCCCATCCCGAAGTGGTGGATGCCGTCAAATCCGCCGCCGAGAACGGTCTCTCTTTCGGCGTCCCTACGCGAGCCGAAGTAACGCTGGCTAAAATGATCGCAGAAGCCATCCCTTCCATTGAGATGGTGCGCTTAGTCAATTCGGGCACGGAAGCGACATTGAGCGCGATCCGTCTAGCGCGGGGGTATACGCGGCGCGATAAGATCGTCAAGACGATCGGCGGGTATCACGGACACCACGACGCCCTTTTGGCTCAAGCCGGTTCCGGCGTTGCGACGTTGGCTATTCCGAGTACTCCCGGCGTACCCGCATCCGTCGTTCAAGATTGCGTGCTGGTTCCCTACAACGACGCCGAGGCCGTGCGCGCCGCTTTTGAAAGATATCCCCAGGAAATCGCCGCCCTCATCGTCGAACCCGTTGCGGGCAACATGGGCGTCGTACTGCCTCAGCCGGAATATTTGGAAGCGTTGCGTTCGCTGACTCAAGAATACGGCGCATTGTTGATTTTCGACGAAGTGATGACGGGCTTCCGCGTAGCGTTCGGCGGAGCGCAGGAGCGCTTCGGCGTGCGCCCCGACTTGACGACGCTGGGCAAGATCATCGGCGGCGGTTTGCCGATCGGCGCCTATGGCGGCAAAGCGGAAATTATGAAATGCGTTGCGCCCAGCGGCGAGGTTTACCAAGCGGGGACGCTTTCCGGCAATCCTGTGGCTGTTGCAGCGGGATTGGCGACGTTACAACTGCTTAAAACGCCGGGGATTTACGAATCCCTGGAAGAGAAAGCCAGCGCTATCGCCAATGGAATTCAGGAAGAAGCCAATTCCGCCGGGATTCCCGCGCAAATCAACCGCGCCGGTTCTATGTTCACGCTCTTCTTCAGCGAGGCGCCGGTAACGGACTTCGCTTCGGCGGCGGCCTCGAATACGGACCGCTTTGCCGCCTTCTGGCGCAAGATGCTGGAGCAGGGCGTCTATCTGCCCCCTTCCGCCTTCGAAGCCTGGTTCGTTTCCATCGCCCACGCCAATCGCGAGATCGAAAAAACGATCCGCGCGGCGGGCGCCGCCTTTAAGTCGCTTGCCTAA
- a CDS encoding class I SAM-dependent methyltransferase: protein MAEGAFQYDPKGHSQQLYHSKRRLMNWVHGAHIREALARMPLGPGLILLDAGCSDGELLSRAGENYAFAVGADHNIQALQTLSQRLSNSPKTVCLQGDARTLPFRDGSFDAVCCLETLEHVNGEQQAIAELKRILKDDGTLIVSVPIEIGLSVLLKQGAATLFYGGYRGSYAWTELWNAFRGNLDHIERPNFSSHKGFDYRKTLAELRRNFADVQTAGLPMKWLGGFLNTQFLMAARGKIGRR, encoded by the coding sequence ATGGCCGAAGGCGCTTTTCAATACGATCCCAAGGGGCATTCCCAACAATTGTATCACAGCAAGCGCCGCCTGATGAATTGGGTGCATGGAGCGCATATCCGCGAAGCCTTGGCGCGGATGCCGCTCGGCCCCGGCTTGATTCTGCTCGACGCGGGCTGCTCCGACGGCGAACTGCTGTCGCGGGCGGGAGAGAATTACGCCTTCGCCGTGGGCGCGGATCATAACATTCAAGCGCTGCAAACGCTAAGCCAGCGATTGTCCAATTCCCCGAAAACCGTCTGCCTGCAAGGAGACGCGCGAACGCTGCCTTTTCGCGACGGTTCGTTCGACGCCGTATGCTGCCTAGAGACGCTGGAACATGTCAACGGCGAACAACAAGCCATCGCCGAACTCAAACGCATTCTCAAAGACGATGGAACGCTCATCGTCTCCGTCCCAATTGAGATAGGGCTTTCCGTGCTGCTGAAACAGGGCGCCGCCACACTATTTTACGGCGGTTATCGCGGCTCCTATGCTTGGACGGAACTCTGGAACGCTTTTCGAGGAAACTTGGATCATATCGAACGTCCCAATTTTTCTTCCCATAAAGGTTTCGATTACCGCAAGACGCTGGCGGAGCTGCGCCGGAATTTCGCCGACGTTCAAACCGCGGGATTGCCGATGAAATGGCTGGGGGGATTTTTGAATACGCAGTTTTTAATGGCGGCGAGGGGGAAAATAGGGCGGCGATAA
- the miaB gene encoding tRNA (N6-isopentenyl adenosine(37)-C2)-methylthiotransferase MiaB produces MKFHIQSFGCQMNVYDAGSLCGLLNAAGHEFTPNLEEAELILLNTCAIREGAEQRVRGRIGQLKKYKDQGTLRYLGVCGCMGQKEGERLTDSISFLDLVMGPGAIGSIARLVEALERGERPVIDLTGLDEDFDEFHPPADEAIHYPRFVSIMKGCDKKCSFCIVPYTRGGECSRAPHIILQEIETLAQRGYREITLIGQTVNSYRYGEVDFAALLAMVNHMPGIERIRFSTSHPNAATPDMLRAAAELDKVCEQLHLPVQSGSNRILERMERDYRREEYLERIAYYRRFFENSIIPPAVTTDVIVGFPGETEEDFLQTMELLKTVRCDAAFMFKYSPRRGTPAAEMKDQVSEDVKAERLERLIKLQHEISHQLNNAFIGKQVEVMVERIGADSQGAAVYEARLRTGRTLKLGESEEAYRIGDLIKVNVTDSSSYTLYGIPCERKAKSIVA; encoded by the coding sequence ATGAAATTTCACATTCAATCGTTTGGCTGCCAGATGAACGTCTACGACGCCGGCTCGCTGTGCGGTTTATTGAACGCGGCGGGCCATGAATTTACCCCCAACCTAGAGGAGGCGGAATTGATTCTTCTCAACACCTGCGCCATCCGCGAAGGGGCGGAACAGCGGGTGCGCGGACGCATCGGGCAGTTGAAAAAATATAAAGACCAGGGAACGTTGAGATACTTGGGCGTTTGCGGCTGCATGGGCCAAAAAGAGGGTGAACGGCTGACGGATTCCATCTCCTTCCTCGACCTGGTGATGGGGCCTGGGGCAATCGGCTCGATCGCGCGGCTGGTGGAAGCGTTGGAGCGCGGTGAACGTCCCGTCATCGACCTAACCGGGCTTGACGAAGATTTCGACGAATTCCACCCCCCGGCGGACGAAGCCATCCATTACCCCCGCTTCGTCTCCATCATGAAGGGCTGCGACAAGAAATGTTCTTTCTGCATCGTACCCTATACGCGGGGCGGCGAATGCTCCCGCGCTCCGCATATCATCCTGCAGGAAATTGAAACGTTGGCGCAGCGGGGATACCGGGAGATTACTCTTATCGGACAGACGGTAAATTCTTATCGCTATGGCGAGGTCGATTTCGCCGCACTATTGGCGATGGTCAACCATATGCCGGGAATCGAGCGCATCCGCTTCTCTACATCCCACCCCAACGCGGCGACGCCGGATATGCTGCGTGCGGCCGCCGAGCTGGATAAAGTGTGCGAACAGTTGCATCTGCCCGTACAATCCGGCTCCAACCGGATTTTAGAGCGGATGGAGCGGGACTATAGGCGGGAAGAATACCTTGAACGCATTGCCTATTACCGCCGCTTCTTCGAAAATTCGATCATCCCTCCAGCGGTTACGACGGATGTTATCGTCGGCTTTCCCGGCGAGACGGAAGAAGATTTTCTGCAAACGATGGAACTTTTAAAGACGGTCCGCTGCGACGCCGCCTTCATGTTCAAATATTCTCCCCGCCGGGGAACGCCCGCCGCCGAAATGAAAGATCAGGTAAGCGAGGACGTCAAAGCCGAACGTCTGGAGCGGCTCATCAAGTTGCAGCATGAAATCTCCCATCAACTGAATAACGCCTTCATCGGCAAGCAAGTCGAAGTCATGGTGGAGCGCATCGGGGCCGATTCTCAGGGCGCCGCCGTTTACGAAGCCAGATTGCGCACTGGGCGCACTTTGAAATTGGGCGAATCGGAAGAGGCCTATCGGATCGGCGATTTGATTAAGGTTAACGTGACGGATTCCTCGTCGTATACTCTTTATGGAATCCCCTGCGAAAGAAAGGCGAAAAGCATTGTGGCGTAA